The Streptomyces sp. NBC_00670 genome window below encodes:
- a CDS encoding glycoside hydrolase family 2 protein, whose product MKEVVQLNTGWSLRHDGGSLPAQVPGCVHTDLLRADLIPDPYLGMNEREVAWVGRRGWTYTRDLAADDAAAAERHERTDLVFDGLDTAAVITLDGQELGRTRNMHRGHRFDVTGRHGPLHVVFASAYDEAASVRALTGERPNVYPEPSQYIRKMACSFGWDWGPTLVTAGIWRPARLEHWSTARVSHVRPLVTVEDGVGRVRVHIDVERTEQGADHRLEVHARVAGVEVQGVVDGSRAVLELEVPDPDLWWPRGYGDQPLYDLEVTLLDRGVPDVEGADATLDVWQRRIGFRTVTVDRSADEHGTGFTFVVNGVRTFARGVNWIPDDVFPSRVTPERYRTRLRQAAEAGVDLVRIWGGGIYEDDAFYDTCDELGLMVWQDFLFACAAYPEEQPLRGEVEAEARDNVVRLMPHPSLVLWNGNNENLWGFRDWDWEPELDGDSWGEGYYLGLLPRIVAELDPTRPYTAGSPWSGSWDHHPNDPAHGTHHSWEVWNRRDFAEYRDSVPRFVAEFGWQAPPATATLRRALPGEVLAPDSPGMLHHQKADDGNGKLNRGIERHFALPVDDFDRWHYLAQVVQARAVAAGIEHWRSEWPVCAGTVVWQLNDCWPVSSWAAIDGDGRLKPLYHELRRVYADRLLTLRPGPEGPTLAVINQSAEAWRTTVTLRRMRADGTVVAEQELDVRVGAREVHRQPVPQGLAPDESSAKEFLVADAQGPTLPERGGESESGLRALHFPVTDREFAYPTPDYDIVIESALGGDDGSVKVVVTAHSLVRDLLLQADRLGPDAVCDTGLTTLLPGERICLRVRGAVETGANSVRAALFCVEPA is encoded by the coding sequence ATGAAGGAAGTCGTCCAGCTCAACACCGGCTGGAGTCTCCGTCACGACGGAGGTTCGCTGCCCGCGCAGGTACCCGGCTGCGTGCACACCGATCTGCTCAGGGCCGACCTCATCCCGGACCCGTACCTCGGCATGAACGAGCGGGAGGTGGCCTGGGTCGGCCGCCGCGGCTGGACCTACACCCGGGACCTGGCCGCCGACGACGCGGCGGCGGCGGAGCGCCATGAGCGCACGGACCTGGTCTTCGACGGTCTGGACACCGCCGCGGTGATCACTCTCGACGGTCAGGAGCTGGGCCGTACCCGCAACATGCACCGCGGTCACCGTTTCGACGTCACCGGCCGTCACGGCCCGCTCCATGTCGTCTTCGCCTCCGCCTATGACGAGGCCGCATCGGTGCGGGCGCTGACGGGCGAACGACCCAACGTCTATCCCGAGCCGTCGCAGTACATCCGCAAGATGGCGTGCAGTTTCGGCTGGGACTGGGGCCCGACGCTGGTCACCGCCGGGATCTGGCGTCCCGCCCGGCTGGAGCACTGGTCGACCGCCCGGGTGTCGCACGTGCGCCCGCTGGTGACGGTGGAGGACGGTGTGGGCCGGGTGCGGGTGCACATCGATGTGGAACGCACGGAGCAGGGTGCGGATCACCGGCTCGAGGTCCATGCCCGTGTGGCCGGCGTGGAGGTCCAGGGCGTTGTGGACGGGTCGCGGGCGGTGCTGGAGCTGGAGGTGCCCGACCCCGACCTGTGGTGGCCGCGCGGATACGGGGATCAGCCGCTGTACGACCTGGAGGTGACCCTCCTGGACCGGGGCGTTCCGGACGTCGAAGGTGCCGATGCCACGTTGGACGTGTGGCAGCGCCGGATCGGCTTCCGGACCGTGACGGTGGACCGCTCGGCGGACGAGCACGGCACCGGGTTCACCTTCGTCGTCAACGGCGTACGGACCTTCGCGCGGGGCGTGAACTGGATCCCGGACGACGTCTTCCCCTCCCGGGTCACCCCGGAGCGCTACCGCACCCGGCTGCGACAGGCGGCGGAGGCGGGCGTGGATCTGGTGCGGATCTGGGGCGGTGGCATCTACGAGGACGACGCCTTCTACGACACCTGCGACGAACTCGGCCTGATGGTCTGGCAGGACTTCCTCTTCGCCTGCGCCGCCTACCCCGAGGAGCAGCCGCTGCGCGGCGAGGTCGAGGCCGAGGCGCGGGACAACGTTGTCCGGCTGATGCCGCACCCCAGCCTCGTCCTGTGGAACGGCAACAACGAGAACCTGTGGGGTTTCCGCGACTGGGACTGGGAGCCCGAACTCGACGGCGACAGCTGGGGCGAGGGCTACTACCTGGGCCTGCTCCCCCGGATCGTCGCCGAACTCGACCCCACCCGCCCCTACACCGCGGGCAGTCCGTGGTCCGGCTCCTGGGACCACCACCCCAACGACCCGGCCCACGGCACCCACCACTCGTGGGAGGTGTGGAACCGCCGGGACTTCGCCGAGTACCGCGACTCGGTGCCCCGTTTCGTCGCGGAATTCGGTTGGCAGGCGCCCCCGGCGACGGCGACGCTGCGGCGCGCGCTGCCCGGTGAGGTCCTGGCCCCGGACTCCCCCGGCATGCTGCACCACCAGAAGGCCGACGACGGCAACGGCAAACTGAACCGGGGCATCGAACGGCACTTCGCGCTCCCCGTGGACGACTTCGACCGCTGGCACTACCTCGCCCAGGTAGTGCAGGCGCGCGCGGTCGCCGCCGGCATCGAGCACTGGCGTTCCGAGTGGCCCGTCTGTGCCGGCACCGTGGTCTGGCAGCTCAACGACTGCTGGCCGGTCAGTTCCTGGGCCGCCATCGACGGAGACGGCCGGCTCAAGCCGCTCTACCACGAGCTGCGCCGGGTCTACGCCGACCGTCTCCTCACCCTGCGGCCCGGCCCCGAGGGTCCGACACTCGCCGTGATCAACCAGTCCGCCGAGGCGTGGCGCACAACGGTGACCCTGCGCCGTATGCGGGCAGACGGCACTGTGGTGGCGGAACAAGAGCTCGACGTGAGGGTCGGGGCGCGGGAGGTGCACCGACAGCCCGTACCGCAGGGGCTGGCTCCGGACGAGTCGTCCGCGAAGGAGTTCCTCGTCGCGGACGCGCAGGGGCCCACCCTGCCCGAGCGAGGCGGAGAGTCCGAAAGCGGCCTGCGCGCCCTGCACTTCCCGGTCACCGACCGGGAGTTCGCCTATCCCACGCCCGACTACGACATCGTCATAGAGTCCGCGCTCGGCGGCGATGACGGTAGTGTCAAGGTCGTGGTGACTGCGCATTCCCTGGTACGGGACCTTCTCCTGCAGGCCGACCGGCTCGGACCGGACGCCGTCTGCGACACCGGACTGACCACCCTGCTCCCCGGCGAGCGAATCTGCCTGCGCGTGCGGGGCGCCGTCGAGACAGGCGCCAACTCGGTACGCGCTGCCTTGTTCTGTGTGGAACCGGCGTGA
- a CDS encoding ABC transporter substrate-binding protein: protein MGKKTLSAALLATTMLTVAGCSGGGSANANETAAAPANPDSVSGTIKVLTNRTDLVQDGTMKKYAAEFNKTYPKVKVKFEGITDYEGEVKIRMNTENYGDVLLIPSVIAKGNYPKFFAPLGNTSSMKKTYRFTDKTNVDGKTYGIATFGTANGFVYNKALWKKAGITEWPTTTQEFLADLQAVKKKTGATPYYTNYKDGWPLSTPWTNGVGSVSCDAKASDELAGTDKPWAKGSDLNTLDTLLYDIVHDDLSEKDPTTTNWESSKSLLAKGKIGSMMLGSWAITQMQDAAKKAGQDPDDIGFMPVPAQKNGKSCATLVSDYQQAVNIHSDHKAAARAWIDWFTEKSGYSASQGAVSALKSETMPTTLQGYVDNDVEMVERSEAKTAEVNAIDDASEIGLNKQDYRQKLIDIARGAQDGSLQDYFDDLNKRWAEARQTVGS, encoded by the coding sequence ATGGGGAAGAAGACGCTGAGCGCCGCTCTGCTGGCAACCACGATGCTGACCGTCGCGGGGTGCAGTGGAGGGGGGAGCGCGAACGCGAACGAGACCGCAGCCGCGCCGGCGAACCCGGACAGTGTCTCAGGGACCATCAAGGTGCTGACCAACCGTACCGACCTGGTACAGGACGGCACGATGAAGAAGTACGCGGCCGAGTTCAACAAGACCTACCCCAAGGTGAAGGTCAAGTTCGAGGGCATCACCGACTACGAGGGGGAGGTGAAGATCCGCATGAACACGGAGAACTACGGCGACGTCCTGCTGATCCCCTCGGTGATCGCCAAGGGCAACTACCCGAAGTTCTTCGCGCCGCTGGGCAACACGTCGTCGATGAAGAAGACCTACCGCTTCACCGACAAGACCAATGTCGACGGCAAGACCTACGGCATCGCCACCTTCGGCACCGCCAACGGCTTCGTCTACAACAAGGCGCTGTGGAAGAAGGCCGGCATCACCGAGTGGCCGACCACGACGCAGGAGTTCCTCGCCGACCTGCAAGCGGTCAAGAAGAAGACCGGCGCCACCCCCTACTACACCAACTACAAGGACGGCTGGCCGCTGTCCACGCCCTGGACCAACGGCGTCGGCTCCGTCAGCTGCGACGCCAAGGCCTCCGACGAACTGGCCGGCACGGACAAGCCCTGGGCGAAGGGCAGCGACCTCAACACCCTCGACACACTCCTCTACGACATCGTCCACGACGATCTCTCCGAGAAGGACCCGACCACCACCAACTGGGAGAGCTCCAAGAGCCTGCTGGCCAAGGGGAAGATCGGCAGCATGATGCTGGGCTCCTGGGCGATCACGCAGATGCAGGACGCCGCGAAGAAGGCCGGCCAGGACCCCGACGACATCGGCTTCATGCCCGTCCCGGCCCAGAAGAACGGCAAGTCCTGCGCCACCCTGGTCTCCGACTACCAGCAGGCCGTGAACATCCACTCGGACCACAAGGCCGCCGCCCGCGCCTGGATCGACTGGTTCACCGAGAAGTCCGGCTACTCCGCGTCCCAGGGCGCTGTCTCCGCCCTGAAGTCCGAGACGATGCCCACAACCCTCCAGGGGTATGTTGACAACGATGTCGAGATGGTGGAGCGTTCCGAGGCGAAGACTGCCGAGGTCAACGCGATCGATGATGCCTCCGAGATCGGCCTGAACAAGCAGGACTACCGGCAGAAGCTCATCGACATCGCCCGCGGCGCCCAGGACGGCTCGTTGCAGGATTACTTCGACGATCTGAACAAGCGCTGGGCCGAGGCCAGGCAGACCGTCGGCTCCTGA
- a CDS encoding carbohydrate ABC transporter permease, with amino-acid sequence MTKTVSTASPPAQAPLSGRAEKRRSRHEAPGERSWRRNALRRATPWLFLLVPLALLVTFTYVPVGNMIYYSFTDWDGISPDRNFVGAENYTELFTRPELFRVFAVSLYYLAASAVQIAIALFFATVLSFDLRFRNLFKGILFFPYLINGVAIGFVFLYFFQDGGTLDSVLSWFGANSDHAWLGSPESANTSLAGVSVWRFTGLNFVLFLGAIQSIPGELYEAAQLDGASRWQQFRNIIAPGIRPVLSLSVILAISGSLAVFEIPYIMTTGATGTSTFVIQTVKLAFQFNKTGLASACAVVLLAIILLITWIQRRLVPDERVDLV; translated from the coding sequence ATGACCAAAACCGTTTCCACCGCCTCACCGCCTGCGCAGGCCCCTCTGTCGGGCCGGGCCGAGAAGCGGCGTTCCCGGCACGAAGCACCGGGCGAACGCTCCTGGCGCCGGAACGCGCTGCGCCGCGCCACCCCCTGGCTGTTCCTCCTGGTCCCCCTCGCCCTGCTGGTCACGTTCACCTACGTGCCCGTAGGCAACATGATCTACTACAGCTTCACCGACTGGGACGGCATCAGCCCCGACCGCAACTTCGTCGGCGCCGAGAACTACACCGAGCTGTTCACCCGGCCCGAACTGTTCCGGGTCTTCGCGGTGAGCCTCTACTACCTCGCCGCCTCCGCCGTGCAGATCGCGATCGCCCTGTTCTTCGCCACGGTCCTCAGCTTCGACCTGCGCTTCAGGAACCTCTTCAAGGGCATCCTGTTCTTCCCGTACCTGATCAACGGCGTCGCCATCGGTTTCGTCTTCCTGTACTTCTTCCAGGACGGCGGCACCCTCGACTCGGTGCTGTCCTGGTTCGGCGCGAACAGCGACCACGCCTGGCTGGGCAGTCCGGAGTCCGCCAACACCTCGCTGGCCGGGGTGTCCGTGTGGCGCTTCACCGGACTGAACTTCGTGCTGTTCCTCGGCGCCATCCAGTCGATCCCCGGAGAGCTCTACGAGGCAGCGCAACTGGACGGAGCCAGCCGCTGGCAGCAGTTCCGGAACATCATCGCTCCCGGCATCCGGCCCGTGCTCAGCCTGAGTGTCATCCTGGCGATCTCCGGCTCCCTCGCCGTCTTCGAGATCCCCTACATCATGACCACCGGCGCGACCGGCACCTCGACCTTCGTCATCCAGACGGTCAAGCTCGCCTTCCAGTTCAACAAGACCGGCCTGGCTTCGGCCTGCGCCGTCGTACTGCTGGCGATCATCCTGCTGATCACCTGGATCCAGCGACGCCTCGTGCCCGACGAGAGGGTGGACCTCGTATGA
- a CDS encoding carbohydrate ABC transporter permease, which yields MTITAPTRQRTRRRPGLGTVLTYLSLIVASLVVLLPLAVVFLTSLKSYGEVSEGQGALTLPHDWLNFSNYVTAFNDGHMLMAFGNTAFILLFSITGTVLIGSMTAYAIDRFDFRFKKLVMALFLIATLVPGVTTQVATFQVINSFGLFDTRWAPILLYMGTDIVSIYIFLQFIRGIPVSVDEAARLDGANAFTIYRKIIFPLLKPAIATVVIIKGITTYNDFYIPFLYMPSENLGTISTALFRFKGPFGAHWETISAGAVLVIVPTLLVFLFLQRYIYNGFAQGATK from the coding sequence ATGACCATCACCGCCCCCACCCGGCAGCGAACGCGCCGGCGCCCCGGCCTCGGCACCGTACTGACGTACCTGTCGCTCATCGTCGCCTCGCTCGTCGTGCTGCTCCCTCTGGCCGTGGTGTTCCTCACCTCGCTGAAGTCGTACGGAGAGGTCTCGGAAGGTCAGGGTGCCCTGACCCTGCCGCACGACTGGCTGAACTTCTCCAACTACGTCACGGCCTTCAACGACGGCCACATGCTGATGGCCTTCGGCAACACGGCCTTCATCCTGTTGTTCTCGATCACCGGCACCGTGCTGATCGGTTCGATGACGGCGTACGCCATCGACCGCTTCGATTTTCGCTTCAAGAAACTCGTCATGGCCCTCTTCCTGATCGCCACCCTCGTGCCGGGTGTGACGACGCAGGTCGCGACCTTCCAGGTCATCAACAGCTTCGGCCTGTTCGACACCCGCTGGGCGCCGATCCTGCTGTACATGGGTACCGACATCGTGTCGATCTACATCTTCCTACAGTTCATCCGGGGCATCCCCGTCTCCGTGGACGAGGCCGCGCGGCTGGACGGTGCGAACGCCTTCACCATCTACCGGAAGATCATCTTTCCGCTGCTGAAGCCGGCGATCGCGACCGTGGTCATCATCAAGGGCATCACCACGTACAACGACTTCTACATCCCCTTCCTCTACATGCCCTCGGAGAACCTGGGCACCATCTCCACGGCCCTGTTCAGATTCAAGGGCCCCTTCGGCGCCCACTGGGAGACAATTTCGGCCGGCGCCGTCCTGGTGATCGTTCCTACCCTGCTGGTCTTCCTGTTCCTACAGCGCTACATCTACAACGGCTTCGCGCAGGGAGCGACCAAGTAA
- a CDS encoding cellulase family glycosylhydrolase codes for MQNAPRSALRTVAGTAFAAVFGLLISVFGLPAGPAEAAATGIHVSNGRVYEANGNEFVMRGVNHAYTWYPDETSSIADIAAKGANTIRLVLSSGDQWTKTSTSEVSSLIDQCKANKVICILEVHDTTGYGEASAAVSLDKAADYWVGVKSALEGQEDYVVVNIGNEPYGNTGYSAWTADTKSAISKLRSAGIDNALMVDAPNWGQDWSFTMRDNAASVFASDPDGNTIFSIHMYGVYDTAAEVEDYLNHFVDQKLPIVVGEFGDQHSDGDPDEDAIMSTAQSLAVGYLGWSWSGNGSGVEYLDLVNDFDANSLTSWGERLFNGENGISATSRTATVYGDGGTSGGGDGTAPNGYPYCDSASSDPDGDGWGWENSQSCVVRGGSADTGGGDGTAPNGYPYCDSASSDPDGDGWGWENSQSCVVRGGSADS; via the coding sequence ATGCAAAACGCACCGAGAAGCGCTCTGCGCACAGTCGCCGGCACGGCGTTCGCCGCCGTCTTCGGCCTGCTGATCTCCGTCTTCGGCCTCCCCGCCGGCCCGGCCGAGGCCGCGGCCACCGGCATCCACGTCAGCAACGGGCGTGTGTACGAGGCCAACGGGAACGAGTTCGTGATGCGCGGGGTCAACCACGCGTACACCTGGTACCCGGACGAGACCAGCTCCATCGCCGACATCGCGGCCAAGGGCGCCAACACCATCCGCCTCGTACTCAGCAGCGGCGACCAGTGGACGAAGACGAGCACCTCCGAGGTCTCGTCCCTCATCGACCAGTGCAAGGCGAACAAGGTCATCTGCATACTGGAGGTGCATGACACGACGGGCTACGGCGAGGCCTCCGCCGCGGTCTCCCTGGACAAGGCGGCGGACTACTGGGTCGGCGTGAAGAGCGCGCTCGAGGGCCAGGAAGACTACGTCGTCGTCAACATCGGCAACGAGCCGTACGGCAACACCGGTTACTCCGCCTGGACCGCCGACACCAAGAGCGCGATCAGCAAGCTCCGCAGCGCCGGCATCGACAACGCCCTGATGGTGGACGCCCCCAACTGGGGCCAGGACTGGTCGTTCACCATGCGGGACAACGCCGCGTCGGTCTTCGCCTCCGACCCCGACGGCAACACCATCTTCTCGATCCACATGTACGGGGTGTACGACACCGCCGCCGAGGTGGAGGACTACCTGAACCACTTCGTCGACCAGAAACTGCCCATCGTCGTGGGCGAGTTCGGTGACCAGCACAGCGACGGCGACCCGGACGAGGACGCGATCATGTCGACCGCTCAGTCCCTCGCAGTGGGCTACCTGGGGTGGTCCTGGAGCGGCAACGGCAGCGGGGTCGAGTACCTCGACCTGGTCAACGACTTCGACGCGAACTCCCTGACCAGCTGGGGCGAGCGTCTCTTCAACGGGGAGAACGGCATCTCCGCCACGTCCCGGACCGCGACAGTCTACGGCGACGGAGGGACCTCGGGCGGCGGGGACGGTACCGCTCCCAACGGGTACCCGTACTGCGACAGTGCTTCGTCCGATCCGGACGGTGACGGCTGGGGCTGGGAGAACAGCCAGTCCTGTGTTGTCCGCGGCGGTTCGGCGGACACCGGTGGCGGGGACGGTACCGCTCCCAACGGGTACCCGTACTGCGACAGTGCTTCCTCCGATCCGGACGGTGACGGCTGGGGCTGGGAGAACAGCCAGTCCTGTGTCGTCCGCGGCGGTTCCGCCGACAGCTGA
- a CDS encoding ABC transporter substrate-binding protein: MGKKTLSAALLTTAMLTVAGCGGGTPTPNESAVAPSDPAAASGTIKVLTNRTDLVQDGTMKKYAAEFNKTYPKVKVKFEGITDYEGEVKIRMNTENYGDVLLIPSVIAKDDYPKFFAPLGSTSSMRSEYFFTDKTDVDGTTYGIATFGTANGFVYNKALWARAGITDWPTTTQQFLDDLQAVKDRTGATPYYTNYKDGWPLSTPWTNSVGSVSCDAKASDELAGTDKPWAKGSDLNTLDTLLYDIVHKNLSEKDPTTTNWENSKSQLAKGKIGSMMLGSWAITQMQDAAKKAGENPDDIGFMPFPGQKDGRYCSTLLSDYQQAVNIHSDHKAAARAWIDWFTEKSGYSAKEGAVSPLRSASLPSTLKPYVDGAVLLLERSEAKTAEVNAIDDASEIGLNKQDYRQKLIDIARGAQDGSLQDYFDDLNKRWAEARQTTGS, translated from the coding sequence ATGGGGAAGAAGACACTGAGCGCCGCTCTGCTCACCACCGCGATGCTGACTGTCGCGGGGTGTGGCGGAGGGACGCCGACGCCGAATGAGTCCGCCGTCGCACCGTCCGACCCGGCTGCCGCCTCAGGGACCATCAAGGTGCTGACCAACCGTACCGACCTGGTGCAGGACGGCACGATGAAGAAGTACGCGGCCGAGTTCAACAAGACCTACCCCAAGGTGAAGGTCAAGTTCGAGGGCATCACCGACTACGAGGGGGAGGTGAAGATCCGCATGAACACGGAGAACTACGGCGACGTCCTGCTGATCCCCTCGGTGATCGCCAAGGACGACTACCCCAAGTTCTTCGCGCCGCTCGGCAGCACCTCGTCGATGCGCAGCGAGTACTTCTTCACGGACAAGACCGACGTCGACGGCACCACGTACGGCATCGCCACCTTCGGCACCGCCAACGGCTTCGTCTACAACAAGGCACTGTGGGCCAGGGCCGGCATCACCGACTGGCCGACGACGACGCAGCAGTTCCTCGACGACCTGCAAGCGGTCAAGGACAGGACCGGCGCCACCCCCTACTACACCAACTACAAGGACGGCTGGCCGCTGTCCACGCCCTGGACCAACAGCGTCGGCTCCGTCAGCTGCGACGCCAAGGCCTCCGACGAACTGGCCGGCACGGACAAGCCCTGGGCGAAGGGCAGCGACCTCAACACCCTCGACACACTCCTCTACGACATCGTCCACAAGAACCTGTCCGAAAAGGACCCCACCACCACCAACTGGGAGAACTCCAAGTCCCAGCTGGCCAAGGGGAAGATCGGCAGCATGATGCTGGGCTCCTGGGCGATCACGCAGATGCAGGACGCCGCGAAGAAGGCCGGCGAGAACCCCGACGACATCGGGTTCATGCCGTTCCCCGGCCAGAAGGACGGCAGATACTGCTCCACCCTGCTCTCCGACTACCAGCAGGCCGTGAACATCCACTCGGACCACAAGGCCGCCGCCCGCGCCTGGATCGACTGGTTCACCGAGAAGTCCGGCTACTCGGCCAAGGAAGGCGCCGTCTCCCCGCTGCGCTCCGCCTCCCTGCCCAGCACCCTCAAACCGTACGTTGACGGCGCCGTCCTGCTACTGGAGCGCTCGGAGGCGAAGACCGCCGAGGTCAACGCGATCGACGACGCCTCCGAGATCGGCCTGAACAAGCAGGACTACCGGCAGAAGCTCATCGACATCGCCCGCGGCGCCCAGGACGGCTCGTTGCAGGACTACTTCGACGATCTGAACAAGCGCTGGGCCGAGGCCAGGCAGACCACCGGCTCCTGA
- a CDS encoding ROK family transcriptional regulator, with the protein MHKDDASDAETASSAPAPVPLALRKVLDLVVTSQATNRAEIARRSGLARSTVGQQVDHLVGTGILREVESRHSVRGRPPRVLTISPQAGTVVAIDVDTSASQAAIADLTGRMIAQETVPVPIDAGPSTVLDAVTERLRALLEGHRCEPGRVRQVVVGLPGPVDFEQGCAVQPTGMPGWDGYPVADHLRRHFGAPVVVDNDVNLMALGEAVHGRLDTPLLCVKIATGIGSGLVTTDGGLYRGADGAAGDIGHIRAVGGGNVLCACGNVGCVGALASHRAVLRGLGIPEVADGDVLHGTRELARRIADSDPTALHAVRQAATEVGEVVAMLVHMFNPRTVVLGGPLSELRDDLVSAVRAAVYQRALPLATRKLTITATRLKSASGLHGGIALAMREVFGPGGVARLLSEAE; encoded by the coding sequence GTGCATAAAGATGACGCCAGCGATGCAGAGACGGCCAGTTCCGCACCCGCGCCCGTACCCCTGGCGCTGCGCAAGGTGCTGGACCTCGTGGTGACCAGCCAGGCGACCAACCGGGCGGAGATCGCCCGTCGCAGCGGCCTGGCCCGGTCGACCGTGGGCCAGCAGGTCGACCACCTCGTCGGTACGGGAATTCTGCGGGAGGTCGAGTCCCGGCACTCCGTACGGGGCCGTCCTCCACGTGTGCTGACGATCAGTCCACAGGCGGGCACGGTCGTCGCCATCGACGTGGACACCTCCGCGTCGCAGGCGGCCATCGCCGACCTCACGGGACGGATGATCGCGCAGGAGACCGTCCCCGTCCCGATCGACGCGGGGCCCTCCACGGTGCTGGACGCGGTGACGGAACGGCTGCGGGCCCTCCTCGAGGGACATCGGTGCGAACCCGGCCGCGTGCGTCAGGTGGTCGTCGGCCTGCCCGGCCCGGTCGACTTCGAGCAGGGATGCGCGGTGCAGCCGACCGGCATGCCCGGTTGGGACGGCTATCCCGTCGCCGACCATCTGCGCAGACACTTCGGGGCGCCGGTGGTGGTGGACAACGACGTCAACCTGATGGCGCTCGGCGAGGCCGTGCACGGTCGCCTCGACACCCCCTTGCTGTGCGTCAAGATAGCCACCGGCATCGGATCCGGCCTCGTCACCACCGACGGCGGTCTGTACCGCGGCGCCGACGGAGCGGCCGGCGACATCGGCCACATCAGGGCCGTCGGAGGCGGCAACGTCCTGTGCGCCTGCGGCAACGTGGGCTGTGTCGGCGCCCTGGCGTCCCACCGTGCGGTCCTGCGCGGCCTGGGCATTCCCGAGGTCGCCGACGGCGACGTGCTGCACGGAACCCGTGAACTGGCCCGGCGCATCGCCGACAGCGACCCCACCGCCCTGCACGCCGTGCGCCAGGCGGCCACGGAGGTCGGCGAGGTGGTCGCCATGCTGGTGCACATGTTCAATCCCCGCACGGTGGTCCTGGGCGGGCCGCTGAGCGAACTGCGCGACGACCTCGTCTCCGCCGTACGCGCCGCCGTCTACCAACGTGCCCTGCCACTGGCCACCCGCAAGCTCACCATCACGGCCACGCGCCTGAAGAGTGCGTCGGGGCTGCACGGCGGGATCGCCCTGGCCATGCGCGAGGTGTTCGGCCCCGGTGGCGTGGCCCGGCTGCTCAGCGAGGCTGAGTGA
- a CDS encoding Gfo/Idh/MocA family protein, with protein MGGAIRAVVIGAGMIGAVHAAAIRAVGGELAGVVASTPERGARTADEWNVPARYPDLDAVLADDSVSVVHVCTPNALHVRQAEAALTAGKHVVCEKPLATSVADAEHLVRQAEKAGRLLAVPFVYRYHPLVREIRDRRLRGEFGTWQLLHGSYLQDWMLSADAMSWRVDPAEGGASRAFADIGSHWCDLVEWVAGVRFTELTARLGTTVATRPAGTGTSFATAAAGPRVPVRTEDVATVLMRTGDGVLGSLTVSQVSAGRKNRLWFELDGSAGSAVFDQESAETAWLGGTDGARVLFRDPGHGSAEQRRLSRLPAGHAQGYADCFAAFVADAYAAIRGESPEGLPTGADGIRSAHLVEAVLASAASLTWTDVASAPVSQEIPA; from the coding sequence GTGGGTGGAGCGATACGGGCCGTGGTGATCGGCGCCGGGATGATCGGTGCCGTGCACGCCGCCGCGATTCGTGCCGTCGGCGGCGAACTGGCCGGCGTGGTGGCCTCGACACCCGAGCGCGGCGCACGCACGGCCGACGAGTGGAACGTCCCCGCCCGCTACCCGGACCTCGACGCCGTCCTGGCCGACGACAGCGTCTCCGTCGTCCACGTGTGCACCCCCAACGCGCTGCACGTGCGGCAGGCGGAGGCGGCCCTGACGGCGGGGAAGCACGTGGTGTGTGAGAAGCCGCTCGCCACGTCGGTGGCCGACGCCGAGCACCTGGTGCGGCAGGCTGAGAAGGCGGGCAGGCTGCTCGCCGTTCCCTTCGTCTACCGCTACCACCCGCTCGTGCGGGAGATCCGGGACCGCCGGCTGCGCGGTGAGTTCGGCACCTGGCAATTGCTGCACGGCAGCTACCTCCAGGACTGGATGCTCTCCGCGGACGCCATGTCGTGGCGGGTCGACCCGGCCGAAGGCGGAGCCTCGCGGGCGTTCGCGGACATCGGCTCGCACTGGTGCGATCTGGTGGAATGGGTCGCCGGGGTCCGGTTCACCGAGCTGACCGCGCGCCTCGGCACCACCGTGGCCACCCGGCCCGCCGGGACCGGCACGAGCTTCGCCACCGCCGCGGCGGGCCCCCGGGTCCCCGTGCGCACCGAGGACGTCGCGACCGTCCTGATGCGCACCGGCGACGGCGTACTGGGCAGCCTGACCGTCTCCCAGGTATCGGCCGGCCGCAAGAACCGTCTCTGGTTCGAACTCGACGGCTCGGCCGGCAGCGCGGTCTTCGACCAGGAGAGCGCGGAGACCGCTTGGCTCGGAGGGACGGACGGCGCCCGCGTGCTCTTCCGCGATCCCGGCCACGGCTCGGCCGAGCAGCGCCGTCTCTCCCGCCTGCCCGCCGGTCACGCCCAGGGGTATGCCGACTGCTTCGCCGCCTTCGTCGCCGACGCCTACGCCGCGATCCGGGGCGAGTCGCCCGAGGGACTGCCCACCGGCGCCGACGGAATCCGCTCCGCACACCTCGTCGAGGCCGTCCTCGCCTCCGCGGCGTCGCTCACCTGGACCGACGTCGCCTCCGCACCCGTATCCCAGGAGATCCCCGCATGA